A region of Patescibacteria group bacterium DNA encodes the following proteins:
- a CDS encoding flippase-like domain-containing protein, with the protein MKKIFLFLVPLLIGISLFVFVIKFVGWEEIKRVILVFSGWQGIMILGLTLLIILVATWKWKEILKGVGAKISFKDLPGLYLASFSIMYLFPIMILGGEILRGYVLKEKNKVPWPKGMASVIIDRVLEWTANLVVVFFGFLFFLLTIGFPPGRLGVILGSVFLIFTAALIFFYFKSFKRESMVRFFIRGSQNNQPLEIEKEIFSFFKIKEKHMWRVFGLSFLRAIIMLLRTWVLIGFLGKNIGFLPTLSILGFSYLAVMIPIPTALGIHEMAQVFAFGALGLGTSAGMAFTMIIRGADLIFAIVGVFILFRLGLKLLEKTLFKNQNL; encoded by the coding sequence ATGAAAAAAATTTTTTTATTTTTAGTTCCCCTTTTAATTGGAATATCTCTTTTCGTTTTTGTTATCAAATTTGTCGGCTGGGAGGAAATAAAAAGAGTAATTTTAGTTTTTAGCGGTTGGCAGGGGATAATGATTTTAGGCCTTACTTTATTAATAATCTTGGTAGCAACCTGGAAATGGAAAGAGATTTTAAAAGGAGTAGGTGCTAAAATTTCTTTTAAAGATCTTCCCGGGCTTTATTTGGCAAGTTTCTCTATTATGTATCTTTTTCCAATAATGATTTTGGGAGGCGAGATTCTCCGGGGATATGTTTTAAAAGAGAAAAATAAGGTTCCCTGGCCAAAAGGAATGGCCTCTGTCATTATAGACCGGGTCTTAGAATGGACTGCCAATTTGGTGGTTGTTTTTTTTGGCTTTTTGTTTTTTTTGCTTACTATTGGCTTTCCTCCGGGAAGATTAGGGGTAATCCTTGGCAGTGTATTTTTAATTTTTACTGCTGCCCTTATCTTTTTTTACTTTAAGAGTTTTAAACGAGAAAGTATGGTAAGATTTTTCATAAGAGGGAGCCAAAATAATCAACCTTTAGAAATTGAAAAAGAAATTTTCAGTTTTTTTAAGATAAAAGAGAAACACATGTGGAGGGTCTTTGGCCTTTCTTTCTTAAGAGCAATAATTATGCTCTTGAGAACCTGGGTCTTGATTGGTTTTTTAGGAAAGAATATTGGCTTTTTACCAACATTATCCATTCTTGGTTTTTCTTATTTGGCAGTGATGATTCCTATTCCCACTGCTCTTGGAATTCATGAGATGGCTCAAGTATTTGCTTTTGGTGCTCTAGGATTAGGAACGAGTGCTGGAATGGCTTTTACTATGATTATCAGGGGAGCTGATTTAATTTTTGCAATAGTAGGAGTTTTTATTCTATTTCGCCTAGGTTTAAAATTATTAGAAAAAACTCTATTCAAAAACCAAAATCTATAA
- a CDS encoding DUF1858 domain-containing protein, with translation MTIGEVIKKYPRVVFLFIDYGLHCVGCSIAQGETIEEAAKAHRLDLKKFLEDLNKAIKKAPTAPPATHQTKNIHK, from the coding sequence ATGACAATTGGAGAGGTTATTAAGAAGTACCCAAGAGTTGTCTTTTTATTTATAGACTATGGACTTCATTGTGTTGGTTGTTCGATTGCTCAAGGTGAGACAATTGAAGAAGCAGCCAAAGCCCACCGGCTTGACCTGAAGAAATTTCTTGAGGATTTAAATAAGGCAATAAAAAAAGCTCCCACAGCCCCGCCCGCCACCCATCAAACGAAAAATATACATAAATGA
- a CDS encoding DUF1460 domain-containing protein — protein sequence MKKSLLIITIISFVIVSAIIVLYQPEQIEKRGKVPEEITQEETRQEEKKNYEESNWQWVNNQKRLYQLSPPEINLILKELQKQFPNKDERLKALAILRLGTPYQLGCLGEESGKDKDPIFRLDVTDCTVFILTNAALLHAQDLEGAKEMMKFLNYRPDKEITFENRLHFTTDRNMASPYFEDITEQIAGSSRVKEKRVVLNKVKANGKRLIDINWEKEVIIKHIPNKYITRELLSSLPKTISVAFIKEGDENIGLDVRHEGFLFDNQSLFHATSAQGGVMAVDFFEYYFGENGKEPRFDSIILFEIK from the coding sequence ATGAAAAAATCTTTATTGATAATAACTATAATTTCTTTTGTCATTGTTTCAGCAATAATAGTCTTATATCAGCCAGAGCAAATAGAAAAAAGAGGCAAAGTCCCAGAAGAAATAACCCAAGAAGAGACAAGGCAAGAGGAAAAGAAAAATTATGAGGAATCTAATTGGCAATGGGTTAATAACCAAAAGAGACTATATCAGTTATCTCCTCCAGAGATTAATTTAATTCTAAAAGAACTTCAGAAACAATTTCCCAATAAAGACGAAAGATTAAAGGCTTTGGCGATTTTGCGCCTGGGCACGCCTTATCAATTAGGGTGTTTGGGCGAAGAGTCGGGTAAAGACAAAGACCCAATCTTTAGATTGGATGTAACAGACTGTACTGTCTTTATTTTAACCAATGCAGCCTTACTTCATGCTCAAGATTTAGAAGGGGCTAAAGAAATGATGAAGTTTTTAAACTATCGACCAGACAAAGAGATAACTTTTGAGAATCGGCTTCATTTTACCACTGACCGTAATATGGCTTCGCCATATTTTGAAGATATTACCGAGCAAATTGCCGGCTCAAGCAGAGTAAAAGAGAAGAGAGTGGTTTTAAATAAAGTTAAAGCAAATGGCAAGCGCTTAATAGATATTAATTGGGAGAAAGAGGTGATTATAAAACATATTCCTAATAAATACATTACCAGGGAGTTGCTAAGTAGCTTGCCCAAAACTATTAGTGTTGCCTTTATTAAAGAAGGAGATGAAAATATTGGGTTGGATGTGAGACATGAAGGATTTTTATTTGATAACCAGTCTCTTTTTCATGCAACTTCAGCACAAGGAGGAGTGATGGCTGTAGATTTCTTTGAATATTATTTTGGTGAAAATGGGAAGGAGCCTCGATTCGATAGCATAATCTTATTTGAGATAAAGTAG
- a CDS encoding S8 family serine peptidase has product MLKISKILILVLIVSVVFGLLSQIFQSSAQEAKPLVAEKKELPKIIDKDKNKIFDNLEELLKGQPDEAVFNTIVLFEETLSNPLFEKVKEKIGGFSIKYQYKSISGIATTLNKGQIIALSHLPFVKQVEHDAEVIPFLDKANYWFGTKKARDDFGLDGNMDDSSSYSKDDIVVAVIDSGIDPNHVDLDGGKIIGWQDFATGEPEPYDQVQGCGGHGTHVSSIATGEGEGNSAYKGVVPGAALVGVKVLKRRGRDCVGSTSDVDAGIQWVIYNKDTYGINVMNMSIGIPGSSDGTDSTSLLVNQAVDAGIVAVISAGNEGPKKYTIGSPSAAEKAITVGAMADVEPGNPGSFGCGDAPGYGFYQICFSSRGPTADERIKPDISAPGVFIMAAQAGTTNGYIEYSGTSMSSPFIAGLAGLMLHADSALTPADIKTKIKNTALDWGPAGADIDYGAGRLDGYEAIKSAGGYSGTNIATPEHQYLTGSLTGTGDADWYNINVSDTSYPIAVTLIMPNWVSSSNPDFDLALYDTDGTTKLAESISITRQETVGYQPSSTGTYKLKVYSYAGSGDYFFDQSAGTAVVSISLTTDGTTPFEIVPLDSTIDTTPSGTNDVQTVRVDAGPVDLDIKSTVFCDNGNCWSFGTTNGDNQVVWKYSKDGSVWNIFEIANTLYPLDSNVPQTETRNLYLQLTMPTSTASSNEYGSTVTIVATAP; this is encoded by the coding sequence ATGCTTAAGATCAGCAAAATCTTAATATTGGTTTTAATTGTTAGCGTGGTTTTTGGTTTGCTTAGTCAAATTTTTCAAAGCTCAGCTCAAGAAGCAAAACCGCTTGTGGCAGAAAAAAAAGAACTGCCAAAAATAATAGATAAAGATAAAAATAAGATTTTTGATAATTTAGAAGAACTTTTAAAAGGTCAGCCCGATGAGGCTGTTTTTAATACCATTGTTCTTTTTGAAGAAACTCTTTCTAATCCTTTATTTGAAAAAGTTAAAGAAAAAATCGGTGGTTTCTCCATAAAATATCAATACAAAAGCATTTCAGGCATTGCCACCACCCTGAATAAAGGACAAATCATTGCCCTTTCTCATTTGCCTTTCGTGAAGCAAGTTGAACATGACGCCGAAGTTATCCCCTTTTTAGACAAAGCTAATTATTGGTTTGGAACAAAAAAAGCCAGAGATGATTTTGGATTAGATGGCAATATGGATGATTCTTCTAGTTATTCTAAAGACGATATTGTAGTGGCAGTAATTGATAGCGGTATTGATCCTAATCATGTTGATTTAGACGGAGGAAAAATAATTGGCTGGCAAGATTTCGCTACCGGAGAACCCGAACCCTATGACCAGGTTCAGGGATGTGGAGGACACGGAACTCATGTTTCTTCCATTGCTACTGGCGAAGGGGAAGGTAACTCAGCCTATAAGGGTGTGGTTCCTGGTGCAGCTCTCGTGGGAGTAAAAGTTCTTAAAAGAAGAGGAAGAGATTGCGTGGGTAGTACTTCCGATGTTGATGCCGGAATCCAATGGGTGATTTATAATAAAGATACTTACGGCATCAATGTAATGAATATGAGCATTGGTATACCCGGGTCTTCCGATGGTACTGATTCTACCTCCCTGTTAGTGAATCAAGCAGTTGATGCCGGAATAGTAGCTGTGATTTCTGCTGGCAATGAGGGACCAAAAAAATATACTATTGGTTCACCATCTGCGGCAGAAAAGGCTATTACAGTTGGGGCAATGGCTGATGTTGAACCAGGAAATCCAGGCTCTTTTGGCTGTGGAGATGCCCCGGGTTACGGATTTTATCAAATCTGTTTTTCTTCACGAGGTCCAACAGCCGATGAAAGAATAAAGCCAGATATTTCTGCCCCTGGTGTTTTTATCATGGCAGCTCAGGCCGGCACCACTAACGGATATATTGAATATAGTGGAACCAGTATGTCTTCTCCTTTTATTGCGGGTTTGGCAGGATTGATGCTTCATGCTGATTCGGCTCTTACTCCAGCCGATATTAAAACAAAAATTAAAAATACTGCCTTAGATTGGGGCCCAGCCGGAGCAGATATCGATTATGGGGCTGGTCGTTTGGATGGCTACGAAGCAATTAAAAGTGCTGGAGGATATTCAGGGACTAATATCGCTACCCCTGAGCATCAATATTTAACAGGTAGTTTAACCGGCACCGGCGATGCCGATTGGTATAATATTAATGTTAGTGATACCTCCTATCCCATTGCTGTTACTTTAATCATGCCTAATTGGGTCTCGAGTTCAAATCCAGATTTTGATCTCGCCCTTTACGATACTGACGGAACAACAAAGTTAGCTGAATCAATTAGCATTACTAGGCAAGAGACAGTTGGTTATCAACCCAGCAGCACCGGAACTTATAAATTAAAAGTTTATTCTTATGCTGGAAGTGGTGATTACTTCTTTGATCAATCAGCCGGTACAGCGGTGGTCAGTATTAGTTTAACTACCGACGGAACTACACCTTTTGAAATTGTTCCTTTGGATTCCACCATCGATACCACTCCTTCTGGAACAAATGATGTTCAAACTGTGAGAGTTGATGCTGGACCGGTTGATTTAGATATTAAAAGTACTGTTTTTTGTGATAATGGAAATTGCTGGTCTTTTGGAACAACCAATGGTGACAATCAGGTAGTTTGGAAGTATTCTAAAGATGGGAGTGTCTGGAATATTTTTGAGATAGCTAATACTCTTTATCCCTTAGACAGTAATGTTCCCCAGACAGAGACTCGAAATCTTTATTTACAATTAACCATGCCAACCTCTACTGCTTCTTCTAATGAATATGGTTCAACAGTAACTATTGTGGCTACGGCGCCTTAA
- the mvk gene encoding mevalonate kinase → MIKVSAPGKLMLFGEHAVVHNRPCIVTSVDHRISVSLEKRDDNKIILNAPDINFRDYIISIDDLAKSHPKKIKFVLTAILNFFEKYKIKSGLEIETKSEFSSKFGLGSSSAVTVSTIKGLAKLFEIKMDDKELFDLSYKTVLDIQKVGSGFDVAAAIQGGVLFFVTAGKIIEQIKIKELPIIIGYTGIKVDTSTLVKMVYKKLLEKPERINKIFDEIGKIVNLARIEIEKQNWKKVGELMNLNQNLLRELGISSEELENLITASLNSGAYGAKLSGAGGGDCMFAIAPKENWPNVKKAIEKVGGKVIDVKIPAEGVRTEYRRG, encoded by the coding sequence ATGATTAAAGTTTCTGCCCCAGGAAAATTGATGCTATTTGGTGAGCATGCTGTTGTCCATAACAGGCCTTGCATTGTTACTTCGGTAGATCACAGGATAAGTGTTTCATTGGAAAAAAGGGATGATAATAAAATTATTTTGAATGCGCCGGATATAAATTTTAGAGATTATATTATCTCGATAGATGATTTAGCAAAGTCTCATCCTAAAAAAATTAAGTTTGTTTTAACTGCAATTTTAAATTTTTTTGAGAAATACAAAATAAAAAGCGGTTTAGAGATTGAGACTAAGAGTGAATTTTCAAGTAAATTTGGTTTAGGTAGTTCTTCAGCTGTTACAGTTTCGACAATAAAGGGATTGGCCAAATTGTTTGAAATCAAAATGGATGATAAAGAATTATTTGATTTATCTTACAAGACAGTTTTGGATATTCAGAAAGTAGGCTCAGGATTCGATGTGGCAGCTGCAATACAAGGAGGGGTTCTATTTTTTGTTACGGCCGGAAAAATTATTGAACAAATTAAAATCAAAGAACTCCCAATAATCATTGGTTATACAGGGATTAAAGTAGATACCTCTACTTTGGTAAAAATGGTTTATAAAAAATTATTAGAGAAACCTGAAAGAATCAACAAAATTTTTGATGAGATTGGAAAAATAGTTAATTTAGCAAGGATTGAAATAGAAAAACAAAATTGGAAAAAGGTGGGAGAATTAATGAACTTAAACCAAAATTTATTGAGAGAATTAGGAATAAGTTCTGAGGAGTTAGAAAATTTAATAACAGCTTCTTTAAATTCCGGGGCTTATGGGGCTAAATTATCAGGGGCTGGTGGTGGAGATTGTATGTTTGCTATAGCTCCTAAAGAAAATTGGCCTAATGTAAAAAAGGCGATAGAAAAAGTAGGAGGGAAGGTTATCGATGTTAAAATTCCGGCCGAAGGAGTTAGGACAGAATACAGAAGGGGTTAG
- the mvaD gene encoding diphosphomevalonate decarboxylase, with protein sequence MKATAIANSNIAFVKYWGKANPKLFIPTRNSLSMTVNALNTQTTVEFSKDYEKDTLFINEEAQVGKLLEKVIRHLDNLRRYTGVSLKATVISKNNFPKGAGLASSASGFAALTVASCVALGLGLNDQELSVFSRQGSGSSCRSIKGGFVEWIAGEKSEESFAYQLYDENYWDIRDIIAIVKSEEKKVSSRVGMAASLKTCPLYDDFVKIATPNIKQIKEGLTEKNFEKIGEIIEFENFLLHTIMTTTRPPLLYWSPDTFRIIQEVSFWRKKGIQVYCTVDAGPNVHLITLPEYALKIENKLKQMPSVIQVIHNKPGGDAKITNEHLF encoded by the coding sequence ATGAAAGCAACCGCAATTGCCAATTCAAATATCGCTTTTGTTAAATACTGGGGGAAGGCTAATCCAAAATTATTCATCCCAACTAGGAATAGTTTATCAATGACTGTTAATGCTTTAAATACTCAGACAACGGTTGAATTCTCTAAAGATTATGAAAAAGATACGCTTTTCATAAACGAAGAAGCACAAGTAGGGAAGCTATTGGAAAAAGTTATTAGACATTTGGATAACCTCAGAAGATATACCGGTGTTTCCCTCAAGGCTACAGTTATCTCAAAGAATAATTTCCCAAAAGGGGCGGGTTTAGCCTCTTCGGCTTCAGGATTTGCTGCCTTAACAGTGGCTAGTTGTGTGGCTTTGGGTTTGGGATTAAATGACCAGGAACTTTCAGTTTTTTCCAGACAGGGAAGTGGTTCATCTTGTAGGTCAATAAAAGGAGGTTTTGTTGAGTGGATTGCTGGTGAAAAAAGCGAAGAATCCTTTGCTTACCAACTCTATGATGAGAATTACTGGGATATAAGGGACATTATCGCCATTGTTAAATCAGAAGAGAAAAAGGTTTCTTCCCGAGTTGGAATGGCCGCTAGCCTGAAAACCTGCCCGCTTTATGATGACTTTGTCAAAATCGCTACACCAAATATAAAACAGATAAAAGAAGGCCTGACTGAAAAGAACTTTGAGAAAATAGGGGAAATAATTGAATTTGAAAACTTTTTACTTCATACAATAATGACGACCACCAGGCCGCCTTTATTATATTGGTCACCCGATACCTTTAGAATAATTCAAGAGGTAAGTTTCTGGAGAAAAAAAGGTATTCAGGTTTATTGTACTGTTGATGCTGGGCCAAATGTCCATTTGATTACCCTGCCTGAATATGCTTTAAAAATTGAAAACAAATTAAAGCAAATGCCAAGTGTTATTCAAGTTATTCATAATAAACCAGGAGGAGATGCCAAAATAACAAATGAACATTTGTTTTAA
- the mvk gene encoding mevalonate kinase, with product MIITSAPGKIILFGEHAVVYDKLGIACSVDKRCFVKVFFANENSIFIEAKDFNLSKSLREKELFDFFETINNLKNKDRFDEIKEIFRRDRLAPSFFVIANVLKKYGFRGLKLKIESEIPKNLGSSSAVFSAIALGVSKLLGKDLLKKEVSDFAYQGDLIAHGGTPSGIDNSIVTYGGYLKYKKSKGIELLKVNFKIPLLIVDSGEEVRTGETVSYVRKQKKENPEFINSILDSLDNISEEALKALNLQNFENLGNLMFKYYQELKKLDISTPKLEQIIDIALKNKALGAKPTGSWGGGCCLVLAKNQNRIISLMKKFEGNGFKSFQSKIGVEGVKLIS from the coding sequence ATGATAATTACATCTGCTCCAGGTAAGATTATTTTATTTGGTGAACATGCTGTTGTTTATGATAAACTGGGAATTGCCTGTAGTGTTGATAAAAGATGCTTTGTAAAAGTTTTTTTTGCTAATGAGAATAGTATTTTTATTGAGGCAAAAGATTTTAATTTAAGTAAATCTTTAAGAGAAAAGGAGTTGTTCGATTTCTTTGAGACGATTAATAATTTGAAAAATAAAGATAGATTTGATGAAATAAAAGAAATTTTTAGAAGAGATAGATTAGCTCCTAGTTTCTTTGTCATCGCCAATGTTCTGAAAAAATATGGCTTCAGAGGGTTAAAGCTCAAAATTGAATCAGAAATCCCCAAAAACCTAGGTTCAAGCTCAGCTGTCTTTTCTGCTATTGCTTTAGGGGTTTCAAAACTTTTAGGAAAAGACCTTTTAAAAAAAGAAGTTTCTGATTTCGCCTATCAGGGAGACTTAATAGCTCATGGTGGAACTCCTTCTGGTATAGACAATAGTATAGTTACTTATGGTGGTTATCTAAAATATAAAAAATCAAAAGGTATTGAACTTCTAAAAGTTAATTTTAAAATTCCTTTGCTAATTGTTGATAGTGGAGAAGAAGTAAGAACAGGGGAGACAGTTTCTTATGTAAGAAAACAGAAAAAAGAAAATCCTGAATTTATAAATTCTATTTTAGATTCTCTGGATAATATTTCTGAGGAGGCCTTAAAGGCCTTAAATCTTCAAAATTTTGAAAATTTAGGAAATTTAATGTTTAAATATTACCAGGAGTTAAAAAAACTTGATATCTCAACTCCAAAATTAGAGCAAATAATTGACATTGCCCTGAAAAACAAGGCTTTAGGGGCTAAGCCGACCGGAAGCTGGGGTGGTGGCTGCTGTTTGGTTTTAGCAAAAAATCAAAACAGAATAATTAGTTTAATGAAAAAATTTGAAGGAAATGGCTTTAAATCTTTTCAGAGCAAAATTGGAGTTGAAGGTGTAAAATTAATTTCATGA
- a CDS encoding DUF72 domain-containing protein, which produces MKKAKLYIGTSGWAYSHWEGIFYPKKLSSEDKLKYFSEYFKTTEINYSFYRLPRPSTYQNWYFWTPQGFVFAIKASRFITHIKRLKDVREAWKVFIENALNLKEKLGPILFQFPPSFQATPENTERLERFLKLITKILHPIPYTLRFAFEFRHKSWRDKKIYNLLKKYKVAWVIADSPRYPKEEVVTTDFAYIRLHGSKVLFASKYTKKELKDLVQKIKKWLKTGDVYVYFNNDFHGFAIEDAKTLLSLSK; this is translated from the coding sequence ATGAAAAAGGCTAAATTATATATTGGAACTTCAGGCTGGGCCTATTCACATTGGGAAGGAATTTTTTACCCCAAAAAATTATCATCAGAAGATAAATTAAAATATTTTTCTGAGTATTTTAAAACCACTGAAATAAACTACTCTTTTTATCGCTTACCTCGACCTTCTACTTATCAAAATTGGTATTTTTGGACTCCTCAAGGCTTTGTTTTCGCCATTAAGGCCAGTCGGTTTATCACTCATATTAAAAGATTAAAAGATGTCAGAGAGGCCTGGAAAGTTTTTATTGAAAATGCCTTAAATTTAAAAGAAAAATTGGGTCCAATTTTGTTTCAATTTCCTCCCAGTTTTCAGGCAACACCAGAAAATACAGAAAGATTAGAAAGATTTCTAAAACTTATTACTAAGATCCTACACCCTATACCCTATACCCTACGTTTTGCCTTTGAGTTTCGCCATAAATCCTGGCGGGATAAAAAAATTTATAATCTGCTTAAAAAATACAAAGTTGCCTGGGTAATTGCCGATTCCCCCCGTTACCCAAAGGAAGAAGTTGTAACCACTGACTTTGCCTATATTCGCCTCCATGGCTCCAAGGTTTTATTTGCCTCAAAATACACTAAAAAAGAACTTAAAGACCTGGTTCAAAAAATCAAAAAATGGCTAAAAACCGGCGATGTCTATGTTTATTTTAATAATGATTTTCACGGCTTCGCCATTGAAGACGCTAAAACACTTCTTTCTTTATCAAAATGA
- a CDS encoding PH domain-containing protein, which translates to MITLRPNEKIYLIKRRHRLVLMKELFPELLIFSVMIISMIILFLSPFPSWPSWLIKFLPFLLGFEVRYLSLFFLSLVLLVLWSIIFLVITNYYLDCWIVTNERTIHTELRGLFSRVLSSVNHNRIQDITVDVHGFFPTLLRFGDLHIQTAGEFREFVFRQIPDPYKAKDVIFKAQKEFRRKMKESKVP; encoded by the coding sequence ATGATTACTCTTCGGCCAAATGAAAAAATTTATTTAATTAAGCGCCGTCATCGGCTTGTTTTAATGAAAGAACTTTTTCCCGAACTCTTAATTTTCTCTGTAATGATTATCTCGATGATTATTCTTTTTCTTTCCCCTTTTCCTTCTTGGCCAAGTTGGCTGATAAAATTTCTCCCCTTTCTTTTAGGATTTGAAGTCCGCTATCTTTCATTATTTTTTCTGTCTCTTGTACTTTTAGTGCTTTGGTCAATTATCTTTTTAGTTATCACCAACTATTATCTTGACTGCTGGATTGTTACCAATGAAAGAACTATCCATACCGAACTCAGGGGGCTTTTTAGTCGGGTTCTCTCCAGTGTTAATCATAATCGGATTCAGGATATTACCGTAGACGTCCATGGATTTTTCCCAACCTTGCTTCGTTTTGGCGATTTACATATTCAAACAGCCGGCGAATTCCGGGAATTTGTCTTTCGCCAAATTCCCGACCCCTATAAGGCAAAAGATGTTATTTTTAAGGCCCAAAAAGAATTCCGGAGAAAGATGAAAGAAAGCAAAGTTCCCTAA
- a CDS encoding MBL fold metallo-hydrolase, with amino-acid sequence MEIKNLVVGPLLTNCYILSESEKYPQRHILISKKEAAVIDPGGGAKKILKEIENEETKLKYIILTHTHLDHSFATSEIKEKTGAEVLIHEAEKDLKNLADKFLKEGEEIKIGDIILKVIHTPGHTKGSICLLGLQPTRHPPASRAPNFIFTGDTLFKNGYGRTDLPSGSSKDLKESLQKLSKFLKPGMKIYPGHGEIFEYKI; translated from the coding sequence ATGGAAATTAAAAATTTAGTAGTCGGCCCTCTTTTAACAAATTGTTATATTTTGAGCGAAAGCGAAAAATATCCCCAGAGACATATATTAATTTCAAAAAAGGAGGCGGCAGTTATTGATCCGGGCGGAGGGGCAAAAAAGATTTTAAAGGAAATTGAAAATGAGGAAACGAAACTAAAGTATATCATCTTAACTCACACCCATTTGGATCATAGTTTTGCTACTTCTGAGATAAAAGAAAAAACCGGAGCTGAAGTCCTAATTCATGAGGCCGAGAAAGACCTTAAGAATTTAGCCGATAAATTTTTAAAAGAGGGAGAAGAAATAAAAATAGGGGACATTATTTTAAAAGTTATTCATACTCCCGGCCACACCAAAGGGAGTATTTGTTTATTAGGACTCCAACCCACCCGCCACCCTCCCGCTTCGCGGGCCCCTAACTTTATTTTCACCGGTGATACTCTCTTTAAAAATGGGTATGGACGGACAGATCTTCCTAGTGGCTCTTCAAAAGACCTTAAAGAATCTCTCCAAAAATTATCAAAATTTTTAAAGCCAGGAATGAAAATTTATCCTGGCCATGGTGAAATTTTTGAATATAAAATTTGA
- a CDS encoding acylphosphatase, which yields MNEKARAHILVSGKVQGVFFRENTRQKAEKLGVSGWVKNLTDRRVEAVFEGEKEKVEGMVEWAKKGPIWAKVNDINVEWEEYQGEFENFTIRYAP from the coding sequence ATGAATGAAAAAGCCAGGGCCCATATTCTTGTTTCGGGTAAAGTTCAAGGAGTTTTCTTTCGGGAAAACACTCGCCAAAAAGCTGAGAAATTGGGAGTTTCAGGCTGGGTCAAGAATTTAACTGACAGAAGAGTTGAGGCAGTTTTTGAGGGAGAAAAAGAGAAAGTAGAGGGAATGGTTGAATGGGCAAAAAAAGGTCCAATCTGGGCTAAGGTTAATGACATTAATGTTGAATGGGAAGAATATCAGGGAGAATTTGAAAATTTCACAATTAGATATGCCCCGTAG
- a CDS encoding GIY-YIG nuclease family protein, which yields MPRRGISNWHYVYVLLSEKDNDFYIGYTQNLEKRLKEHNAKKSFSTRPRLPLKLIYAEACLNEDDAKRRENYLKTSQGQRFLKLRLRKFLKNLF from the coding sequence ATGCCCCGTAGAGGAATTTCGAATTGGCATTATGTTTATGTACTTCTGAGTGAAAAAGACAATGATTTTTATATTGGCTACACTCAAAATTTAGAGAAGAGATTAAAAGAACATAATGCCAAAAAGAGTTTTTCGACAAGACCTAGGCTACCATTAAAATTGATCTATGCAGAAGCGTGCCTTAATGAAGATGATGCAAAACGAAGAGAAAATTATCTCAAAACTTCCCAAGGTCAAAGGTTTCTAAAGTTAAGACTTCGTAAATTTCTGAAGAATTTATTTTAA
- a CDS encoding HEAT repeat domain-containing protein: MRKSNKLMRLIIILIIVGGIIWWWAYKRPKEAIKSQINSVIAGFDFNNPQSFYSVSEISEIGKEAIPILQEMINSDSISERWAAIISLPGILRDNEDLKDTIIPSLKQRIDDEDDTLKMLVGAQLVSFGEKEGIPVLISCLGSEEITHFGAPPELVKERSLLYLQNYTDFDGKTIQEWQQFWENNKNQFSWNENKEIFEVE, from the coding sequence ATGAGGAAATCTAATAAACTAATGAGATTAATTATTATTCTAATAATAGTTGGGGGGATTATTTGGTGGTGGGCTTATAAAAGACCCAAAGAGGCAATAAAAAGCCAAATCAATTCAGTGATTGCCGGTTTTGATTTTAATAATCCTCAAAGTTTTTATTCTGTTTCTGAAATTAGTGAAATAGGAAAAGAGGCCATTCCTATTTTACAAGAAATGATAAATAGTGACTCTATTTCTGAACGCTGGGCCGCCATTATTTCTCTGCCAGGAATATTAAGAGATAATGAAGATTTAAAAGATACTATTATCCCTAGTTTAAAACAAAGAATAGATGATGAAGACGATACTCTAAAGATGTTAGTTGGGGCCCAACTTGTTTCATTTGGTGAAAAAGAGGGCATTCCAGTTTTAATTTCTTGTCTTGGCTCAGAAGAAATTACTCATTTTGGCGCACCACCGGAATTAGTTAAAGAGCGTTCTCTTTTGTATTTACAAAATTATACTGATTTTGATGGGAAAACTATTCAAGAATGGCAACAGTTTTGGGAAAATAATAAGAACCAGTTTTCCTGGAATGAAAACAAAGAAATTTTTGAGGTTGAATAA